A genomic segment from Chitinophaga niabensis encodes:
- a CDS encoding alpha/beta hydrolase family protein: MRKLLIAFLLLSGITKAQVLQKMELVMGPLPNRTHLPDMNVTIIDSLVEEDHTRYDIRFTVAENEILPALLYIPHKKGKLPAMLALHGTDPLGRKSISGENKKPNRAYAKELAQRGYVVIAPDYPSFGDMKDYDFEKDRYASGTMKAIFDHIRCIDLLQSRKEVDPERIGVIGHSLGGHNAIFVAAFDPRIKVIVASCSWTLMDYYNIGEAASKKFGGRLGPWAQTRYMPLIKDKYHLEKVPWDFDEVISFLAPRPFFNNSPVGDTNFDVKGVEKGMVTITKAYKQHKAEKNLQVRYPDAAHDFPPAVRLEAYQFIDKVLHYKGTDKPMLF; the protein is encoded by the coding sequence ATGAGAAAGCTCCTTATTGCATTTTTACTGCTCTCCGGCATCACTAAAGCACAAGTGCTGCAGAAAATGGAACTGGTCATGGGCCCTTTGCCAAACCGTACCCATCTGCCGGATATGAACGTTACAATCATAGATAGTCTTGTAGAAGAAGATCATACCCGTTACGATATCCGCTTCACGGTAGCAGAAAACGAGATCCTGCCGGCATTACTCTATATCCCTCATAAAAAAGGCAAACTCCCTGCCATGCTGGCCTTGCATGGTACAGATCCTTTAGGCAGGAAATCCATCAGCGGTGAAAACAAAAAACCTAACAGGGCCTATGCCAAAGAATTAGCGCAGAGAGGTTATGTAGTGATAGCCCCGGATTATCCCAGCTTCGGGGATATGAAGGACTATGATTTTGAAAAGGACAGGTATGCATCGGGTACCATGAAAGCTATCTTCGATCATATCCGCTGCATTGATCTGCTGCAATCCAGGAAAGAAGTAGACCCTGAACGCATTGGTGTAATAGGCCATTCACTGGGAGGCCACAACGCCATTTTTGTAGCAGCATTTGATCCCCGCATCAAAGTGATCGTAGCCAGTTGCAGCTGGACGTTGATGGACTATTATAACATCGGCGAAGCAGCATCTAAAAAATTTGGCGGAAGATTAGGCCCCTGGGCGCAGACACGTTACATGCCTTTAATAAAGGATAAATACCATCTTGAAAAGGTACCCTGGGATTTTGACGAAGTTATTTCTTTCCTGGCCCCAAGACCCTTCTTCAACAATTCACCTGTTGGGGATACTAACTTTGACGTGAAAGGAGTGGAGAAGGGAATGGTAACGATCACCAAAGCCTATAAACAGCATAAAGCAGAAAAGAACCTCCAGGTAAGGTACCCGGATGCAGCGCATGATTTTCCGCCGGCAGTGAGATTGGAGGCGTATCAATTCATTGATAAGGTGCTGCATTATAAGGGCACTGATAAGCCCATGCTGTTTTAA
- a CDS encoding phenylacetate--CoA ligase family protein, producing MYIPDIELQSAASIRQFQEKELQHLLGYLRQFSPFYKEWFAKHNVNTDKVRSIADLRNIPTVSKEDLQQRNWDFLCVDKGKIAEYTTTSGTLGKPVIIALTEKDLARLTYNEYISFSCAGGTDEDIYQLMLTLDRQFMAGMAYYSGIRKLGAGVLRVGPGVPSLQWENIARIEPTTIVAVPSFILKLIAFAEEHGIDINASSVKKAVCIGENIRNVDFSYNVLGKKITDKWNIRLFSTYASTEMQTAFTECKAGQGGHHHPELLIVELLDENDQPVPPGTPGEVTITTLGVEAMPLLRYKTGDICQYYEEPCKCGRQTVRLSPVIGRRKQMIKYKGTTLYPPALYDLLSEMEDVKEFIVEVFSNEIGTDEILLHLSPSEESEEIDRKIKSYLQAKLRVIPQVRYATMQDILKMQFPEGSRKPVKFMDNR from the coding sequence ATGTACATACCAGACATAGAATTGCAATCTGCCGCTTCGATCCGGCAATTCCAGGAAAAGGAGCTGCAACACCTGCTGGGATACCTGCGGCAGTTCTCTCCCTTTTATAAAGAATGGTTTGCTAAGCATAACGTGAATACGGATAAGGTGCGCAGTATTGCAGACCTGCGTAATATTCCCACCGTGAGCAAGGAAGACCTGCAGCAGCGTAACTGGGATTTCTTATGCGTGGATAAAGGGAAGATCGCAGAATATACTACTACCTCCGGCACACTGGGCAAACCGGTGATCATTGCTCTCACGGAAAAAGACCTGGCAAGACTTACCTATAATGAATACATTTCTTTCAGCTGTGCCGGTGGTACAGATGAAGATATCTACCAGCTGATGCTTACGCTGGACAGGCAATTCATGGCTGGTATGGCCTATTATTCCGGTATCCGGAAATTAGGAGCAGGCGTATTACGTGTAGGCCCCGGTGTACCTTCCCTGCAATGGGAGAATATTGCCCGCATAGAACCTACCACCATCGTAGCGGTGCCCTCTTTCATCTTAAAACTGATCGCATTCGCAGAAGAACATGGTATTGATATCAATGCTTCCTCTGTTAAGAAAGCAGTATGCATCGGAGAGAACATTCGCAACGTTGACTTTTCCTATAATGTATTGGGTAAAAAGATCACGGATAAATGGAACATCCGGCTCTTTTCCACCTATGCTTCCACAGAAATGCAAACCGCTTTTACGGAATGCAAAGCAGGGCAGGGAGGCCATCATCATCCGGAATTACTGATCGTTGAATTATTAGATGAAAACGATCAACCAGTACCTCCAGGTACCCCCGGTGAAGTAACAATCACTACATTAGGCGTGGAAGCCATGCCCCTGCTGCGATACAAAACAGGAGATATCTGCCAGTATTATGAAGAGCCCTGCAAGTGTGGCCGGCAGACAGTAAGATTATCTCCTGTTATCGGCCGCCGCAAACAAATGATCAAATACAAAGGCACTACCTTATACCCGCCTGCACTGTACGACCTCCTGAGCGAAATGGAAGATGTGAAGGAATTTATCGTGGAAGTATTCTCCAACGAGATAGGTACAGACGAGATCTTACTCCATCTCAGCCCTTCTGAGGAATCTGAGGAGATTGACAGGAAGATTAAGTCCTACCTGCAGGCCAAACTCCGGGTGATCCCACAGGTAAGATACGCCACCATGCAGGACATCCTCAAAATGCAGTTCCCCGAAGGCAGCCGCAAACCGGTGAAATTTATGGATAACAGGTAA
- the acpS gene encoding holo-ACP synthase, with translation MRGIGTDIIEVDRIAAKMEKGQGFRELVFSPLEIAYCEKQAHKYESYAARFAAKEAFLKALGTGWSGSGIHFNEIEIRNNEAGKPDLYLIGNAASQLAGLNIQQIFVSLSHVKSVAMATVVIL, from the coding sequence ATGCGGGGAATAGGAACAGATATCATCGAAGTAGACCGGATAGCCGCTAAAATGGAAAAGGGGCAGGGATTCCGGGAGCTGGTGTTTTCACCGCTGGAAATAGCTTATTGCGAAAAACAGGCCCATAAGTACGAAAGTTATGCCGCCCGCTTTGCCGCAAAGGAAGCTTTCCTGAAAGCGCTGGGAACAGGCTGGAGCGGAAGCGGTATTCATTTTAATGAAATAGAGATCAGGAATAATGAAGCCGGCAAACCAGACCTCTACCTGATCGGGAATGCGGCCAGCCAGTTGGCCGGATTGAATATTCAACAGATCTTCGTTTCCTTATCACATGTAAAGTCAGTTGCCATGGCCACCGTGGTGATCCTGTAA
- a CDS encoding C45 family peptidase: MTRGRKIWRRTWKGLLFIVGFFVLLIIGLFIYLYSVARMFPPEVADKSSLEWKRTQLDSTAFTLNNSWFRKSRSGLYEMYVEGKPFERGVVYGKLAAELVQRQEDHFTEQIGKMIPSKTYQHFLKYLIGWFNRNMDKNVPEEYKEEIYGVSFAASEKYKFIGSSYQRIMNYHAAHDIGHALQSMALVGCTSFGTWNDRSEDSSLIIGRNFDFYVGDKFAEDKIVAFYRPDKGYGFMMITWGGFTGVVSGMNEQGLTVTINAAKSSIPSGSATPVSLVAREILQYAKNIDEAYAIAHKRKMFVSESFLIGSANDNRAAIIEKTPTELSLYDPKGNEISCANHFQSKTLGASDPNQQQLAESASPYRYQRLQELLQRNGKNSVAKTVAILRDQKGVKDTDIGMGNEKAVNQLIAHHSIVFEPKQLKVWVSTAPWQLGEFVAYDLKKVLAMKGLKADQEICDSALTIPADTFLLTEDYKRFVDFRRLKAAFMDKQPIDVERLVKDNPKYYHTYVIAGDYLFKKKDYKQAEKYYREALTREIATKAEKDHILQRIKLCGE, encoded by the coding sequence ATGACCAGAGGAAGAAAAATATGGAGAAGGACCTGGAAAGGCTTGCTATTCATTGTAGGCTTTTTCGTGTTACTGATAATCGGGCTGTTCATCTATCTCTACAGCGTGGCCAGGATGTTCCCGCCGGAGGTAGCAGATAAAAGCAGTTTGGAATGGAAGCGTACACAGCTGGATTCCACCGCTTTTACTTTAAACAATAGCTGGTTCCGCAAGAGCCGCAGTGGCTTGTATGAAATGTATGTGGAAGGTAAACCCTTTGAGCGGGGTGTTGTATATGGTAAACTCGCAGCAGAGCTGGTACAGCGCCAGGAAGATCATTTTACAGAACAGATCGGTAAAATGATCCCCTCTAAAACATACCAGCACTTCCTCAAATACCTGATCGGCTGGTTCAACCGGAACATGGATAAAAATGTACCGGAAGAATATAAAGAAGAGATCTACGGCGTATCCTTCGCCGCTTCTGAAAAATATAAATTCATCGGCTCCAGCTATCAGCGCATCATGAACTATCATGCCGCACATGATATCGGGCATGCCCTGCAAAGCATGGCCCTGGTGGGTTGCACCTCCTTCGGTACCTGGAACGACCGTTCGGAGGACAGTAGCCTGATCATCGGCCGCAACTTTGATTTTTATGTGGGAGATAAGTTCGCAGAAGATAAGATCGTAGCATTCTACAGACCGGATAAAGGATATGGTTTTATGATGATCACCTGGGGAGGATTCACAGGTGTGGTATCCGGTATGAATGAACAGGGGCTGACCGTTACCATCAATGCTGCCAAATCCAGCATCCCATCTGGTTCCGCCACGCCGGTATCGCTGGTGGCCAGGGAAATATTACAATACGCAAAGAACATAGACGAAGCTTACGCTATTGCACATAAAAGAAAGATGTTCGTATCGGAATCTTTCCTGATCGGCTCAGCTAATGATAACCGTGCTGCTATCATAGAAAAAACACCTACGGAGTTATCACTCTATGATCCCAAAGGCAACGAGATCTCCTGTGCTAACCACTTCCAGAGTAAAACACTGGGCGCTTCCGATCCCAATCAGCAACAACTCGCAGAAAGTGCATCTCCCTACAGGTATCAGCGTTTGCAGGAATTGCTGCAACGCAACGGTAAGAACAGCGTAGCTAAAACAGTGGCTATTTTAAGAGATCAGAAAGGAGTAAAGGATACAGATATAGGTATGGGGAATGAAAAAGCAGTGAACCAGCTGATCGCGCATCACTCCATTGTATTTGAACCGAAACAGCTGAAAGTATGGGTATCTACCGCACCCTGGCAATTAGGTGAATTTGTGGCCTACGACCTGAAGAAGGTACTGGCCATGAAAGGCCTGAAAGCCGATCAGGAGATCTGCGACAGTGCCCTGACCATTCCTGCAGATACTTTCCTGCTCACGGAAGATTACAAGCGGTTTGTAGACTTCAGAAGATTGAAAGCCGCCTTTATGGACAAGCAGCCCATAGATGTGGAACGCCTGGTAAAAGATAATCCTAAGTATTATCATACCTACGTGATAGCCGGAGATTACCTGTTTAAGAAGAAGGATTACAAACAGGCAGAAAAATACTATCGTGAGGCATTAACACGTGAAATAGCCACAAAAGCCGAGAAAGATCATATTTTGCAGCGTATTAAATTATGCGGGGAATAG
- a CDS encoding phytoene desaturase family protein, producing the protein MHNYDVVIIGSGLGGLVCGAILSKNGYKVCVLEKNKQIGGCLQTFSRDKTIFDSGVHYVGGLEPGQNLYQIFKYLGIMDKLHLKKLDADCFDRIAFAGDPKEYKMAQGYEPFIQGLLKDFPDEEKALREYCNTLQHICTKFPLYNLRMGGFDEKESVLSVNAAEYINSLSSNKRFTAVLAGNNPLYAGVEDKTPMYVHALVLNSYIESSWKCVNGGSQIGKWLARVITDHGGILLKHQDVKKIVAEGREVQYVETAEGKRYTGKNYISNAHPSNTLDMLESDVIRQAYRSRIQNLENGTSTLMVNAVLKPGMFPHMNYNYYYYGIDNVWGGLEYTHESWPAGYAMFVSPNPKDDRFANGLSIMAYLNIKDVEQWKDTFNTVSKESDRGQDYEAYKTERAEKLLDLVEERFPVLRQCIQSYYVATPLSFRDYIGTHDGSMYGVLKDCNDPLRTFISARTKLSNLFLTGQNLNMHGILGVSMSSVVTCSELLDMEKLLHEIRTA; encoded by the coding sequence ATGCATAATTATGATGTAGTGATCATTGGTAGTGGCCTGGGCGGCTTGGTTTGCGGAGCGATCCTTAGCAAGAATGGCTACAAAGTGTGCGTGCTGGAAAAGAATAAACAGATAGGTGGCTGCCTGCAAACATTCAGCAGGGATAAAACTATTTTCGATTCCGGCGTTCACTATGTAGGAGGGCTTGAACCCGGCCAGAACCTATACCAGATCTTCAAGTACCTGGGCATCATGGATAAGCTGCACCTGAAAAAACTGGATGCAGACTGCTTTGACCGTATTGCGTTTGCCGGTGATCCGAAAGAATATAAAATGGCACAGGGATATGAACCATTCATACAGGGATTGTTAAAAGACTTCCCGGATGAAGAAAAGGCCCTGCGGGAGTATTGCAATACCCTGCAGCATATCTGTACCAAGTTTCCCTTGTACAACTTAAGGATGGGAGGGTTTGATGAAAAAGAATCCGTATTGAGCGTGAATGCCGCAGAATATATCAACAGCCTCAGCTCCAATAAAAGATTCACAGCAGTACTGGCAGGTAACAATCCGTTATATGCAGGCGTGGAAGATAAAACGCCCATGTATGTGCATGCACTGGTACTGAACAGTTATATCGAAAGCTCCTGGAAATGTGTGAACGGCGGCTCCCAGATCGGGAAATGGTTAGCACGGGTGATCACAGATCACGGCGGCATATTGCTGAAACACCAGGATGTAAAAAAGATCGTGGCTGAAGGCCGTGAAGTGCAGTATGTGGAAACAGCAGAAGGCAAACGTTATACCGGGAAGAACTATATTTCCAATGCACATCCTTCCAATACTTTGGATATGCTGGAAAGCGATGTGATCCGCCAGGCTTACCGCAGCCGCATTCAGAACCTGGAGAACGGTACTTCCACGCTCATGGTGAATGCCGTACTCAAACCCGGCATGTTCCCCCATATGAACTACAACTATTACTATTATGGAATAGACAATGTGTGGGGAGGTCTGGAGTATACACATGAATCATGGCCTGCGGGTTATGCCATGTTCGTTTCCCCGAATCCGAAAGACGATCGTTTTGCAAACGGGCTTTCTATCATGGCTTACCTCAATATCAAAGATGTGGAGCAATGGAAAGATACCTTCAACACCGTATCGAAAGAAAGTGACCGCGGGCAGGATTATGAAGCCTACAAAACAGAAAGAGCAGAAAAGCTGCTGGACCTGGTGGAAGAACGTTTCCCCGTACTGCGCCAATGTATACAATCTTATTACGTGGCCACACCACTTTCTTTCCGCGATTACATTGGCACACACGATGGTTCCATGTACGGTGTATTGAAGGATTGCAATGATCCATTGCGTACCTTCATATCTGCACGAACAAAATTATCCAACCTGTTCCTCACCGGGCAGAACCTGAATATGCATGGTATCCTGGGGGTGAGCATGAGTTCCGTGGTAACCTGTTCGGAATTATTGGATATGGAGAAATTATTACACGAGATCAGGACGGCTTAA
- a CDS encoding trifunctional MMPL family transporter/lysophospholipid acyltransferase/class I SAM-dependent methyltransferase: MGSIFISIYNFFDRRKWLLWLFMFCTFLISGLLASRIKLEEDITRILPQDKKIDQLQQFLMNSKFADKLVIMVSQKDTTLPGDADSLVATAQAFTNGLEPLRKDIKTIHAQTDDAMMMGFLQTVQQHLPVFLEEKDYKTIDSLITPERLQQTMQSNYNTLISPAGLVFKQMIQADPVGISWLGVKKLERLQVDDQFELYDGYVMSKDHRNLILFITPAHPPNETGKNKVFLAGLDKLINNLPQKNTEVSYFGATAVSVGNADQLRQDTYFTQGVTVILLIILIAFFFRKKRAPLLVMLPVVFGALFSVAMVYLLKGSISVIALGAGCVVLGIAVNYSLHVFNHYRHLPDIRLVIKDLAMPMTVGSFTTVGGFLCLQFVKSPMLQDIGFFAAFCLVGAALFSLIFLPHFIVLGKQPDTATVHHNWIDKLSNYRPERNKYLVWGIVALTIVFFFTARSVTFESDMMRMNFMTERLQQSEAKLNKLYAYAAQSVYLVSEGKTLNDALMSREAIAPALQTLIDKGAVKKALSPGSLLFSQAEQAKRIARWEAYWTPEKQQQLLALLHKEGAQYKFKPTAFDPFRQLIHQKYEAIAPERSALLQADLISDFVTIKKNNASVISLLKVEHERKKEVYAALDGREHTVIFDKQYTANRLAEIIKEEFNTIAWMTSLLVFAALLLSYGRIELALITFIPMLISWVWILGIMGLFGIPFNIVNIILSTFIFGLGDDYSIFTMDGLQQEYKTGSKHLPSFKSSIIFSAVTTILGLGVLIFAKHPSLRSIALIAVIGISCVVITSQVLIPFLFNWLITNRVKKGQRPPWTLKGWSLSMFAFAYYTVGALLLTPIGVILTRINFINIEKGKKIYHRILSTFTWSLLHIMGNIRKRTINKHGEDFKKPAVIISNHQSFLDILMSTSMHPNVILLTNQWVYNSPLFGYVVRMADYYPVAEGAEASIDKLRDRVNNGYSIVVYPEGTRSTDTSIKRFHKGAFYLAEELGLDILPAVIHGTAYTMSKGDFLLKNGILTMKYLPRIKPDDKRWGDNYSTRTKLVSKYFKQEYEQMRNEIEGPDYYREQLVYNYIYKGPVLEWYMRIKTKLENNYALFHDLLPKEGKIMDIGCGYGFMSYMLHFRAPGRQVLGVDYDEDKIATAQHCYIRNEKVQFEAADITKYKLQNQDAFVILDVLHYLQPADQEELLQQCISKLNPGGVIIVRDGDADLGKRHEGTKLTELFSTRLLGFNKTGNQPLSFFSSSTIRDIVQRSGATMEQIDNTKYTSNVIFIIKHSLREHYA; encoded by the coding sequence ATGGGAAGCATTTTTATATCGATCTACAATTTCTTCGACAGGCGTAAATGGCTGTTATGGCTTTTTATGTTCTGTACATTCCTCATTTCAGGTTTACTCGCCTCCCGTATTAAACTGGAAGAAGATATCACCCGCATCCTCCCGCAGGATAAAAAGATCGACCAGCTGCAGCAGTTCTTAATGAATTCCAAGTTTGCAGACAAACTGGTGATCATGGTGTCGCAGAAAGATACCACGCTGCCCGGAGATGCGGATAGCCTTGTTGCCACCGCACAGGCATTCACCAATGGACTGGAGCCTTTGCGCAAGGACATCAAAACCATCCATGCGCAAACAGATGATGCCATGATGATGGGTTTCCTGCAAACAGTACAACAGCATCTCCCTGTTTTTCTGGAAGAGAAAGATTATAAGACCATCGATTCGCTGATAACGCCGGAGCGTTTGCAGCAAACCATGCAGTCCAATTACAATACCCTGATCTCCCCGGCCGGCCTGGTCTTCAAACAAATGATCCAGGCAGATCCTGTGGGCATTTCCTGGCTAGGTGTGAAAAAACTGGAACGCCTGCAGGTAGATGATCAGTTTGAATTGTATGATGGTTATGTGATGAGTAAAGATCATCGTAACCTCATCCTCTTTATTACACCGGCACATCCTCCTAATGAAACCGGGAAGAACAAAGTGTTCCTCGCAGGTTTAGATAAACTAATTAACAACCTCCCGCAGAAAAACACAGAAGTAAGTTATTTCGGCGCCACCGCAGTATCTGTGGGGAATGCAGATCAGCTGCGCCAGGATACTTATTTCACCCAGGGAGTAACAGTAATACTCCTCATTATCCTGATCGCCTTTTTCTTCAGGAAAAAGAGAGCGCCTTTATTGGTGATGCTGCCTGTAGTATTTGGTGCCCTGTTCTCAGTAGCCATGGTATACCTGCTTAAAGGGTCCATTTCTGTGATCGCATTAGGAGCAGGTTGTGTGGTATTGGGCATTGCCGTGAATTACTCCCTGCATGTTTTCAATCATTACCGGCATCTGCCGGATATCAGGCTGGTGATCAAAGACCTCGCCATGCCTATGACAGTAGGTAGTTTCACTACCGTAGGCGGTTTCCTTTGCCTGCAATTTGTGAAATCTCCCATGTTACAGGATATAGGGTTCTTTGCTGCTTTCTGCCTGGTAGGTGCTGCATTGTTCTCCCTGATCTTCCTGCCACATTTTATTGTGTTGGGTAAACAACCGGATACAGCAACAGTACATCATAACTGGATAGACAAACTATCCAACTACCGCCCTGAACGCAATAAATACCTGGTATGGGGCATCGTGGCACTGACCATTGTATTCTTCTTCACAGCCCGCAGCGTAACCTTTGAAAGCGACATGATGCGCATGAACTTCATGACGGAACGTTTGCAGCAATCAGAGGCAAAGCTGAATAAATTGTACGCCTATGCCGCGCAATCCGTATACCTTGTATCAGAAGGGAAAACGTTGAATGATGCATTGATGAGCAGAGAAGCTATAGCGCCTGCGCTGCAAACCCTCATCGATAAAGGTGCTGTAAAAAAAGCACTCTCCCCCGGCAGTTTATTATTCTCCCAGGCAGAACAGGCAAAACGCATCGCCCGCTGGGAAGCATACTGGACACCGGAGAAACAGCAACAGCTACTTGCATTGCTGCACAAAGAAGGGGCACAGTATAAATTCAAACCCACCGCATTTGATCCTTTCCGGCAGCTTATCCACCAAAAATATGAGGCCATTGCACCGGAACGATCAGCATTGTTGCAGGCTGATCTGATCAGTGATTTTGTGACCATCAAAAAGAACAATGCTTCCGTGATCAGTTTACTGAAGGTGGAACATGAAAGGAAGAAAGAAGTATACGCCGCACTCGATGGCCGGGAACATACCGTGATCTTTGATAAACAATATACCGCTAACCGTTTGGCGGAGATCATTAAGGAGGAGTTTAACACCATTGCCTGGATGACCTCCCTGCTGGTATTTGCCGCCTTGCTGCTTTCCTACGGCCGTATTGAGCTGGCCCTGATCACTTTCATCCCCATGCTGATCAGCTGGGTATGGATCCTTGGTATCATGGGGCTGTTTGGTATCCCTTTCAATATCGTGAACATCATCCTTTCCACTTTCATATTCGGCCTGGGAGATGATTACAGCATATTCACCATGGATGGTTTACAGCAGGAATATAAGACCGGCAGTAAACACCTTCCTTCCTTTAAGTCCTCCATTATCTTTTCTGCAGTCACCACCATATTAGGTTTAGGGGTACTCATTTTTGCGAAACATCCTTCCCTGCGTTCCATTGCGCTGATCGCCGTGATCGGTATCAGCTGCGTGGTGATCACCTCGCAGGTATTGATCCCTTTCCTCTTTAACTGGCTCATCACCAACAGGGTAAAGAAAGGCCAGCGCCCGCCATGGACACTGAAAGGATGGAGCCTTTCCATGTTTGCGTTTGCTTATTATACCGTAGGTGCTTTATTGCTGACGCCGATCGGGGTGATCCTTACCAGGATTAATTTTATCAACATTGAAAAAGGCAAGAAGATCTACCACAGGATCTTATCCACCTTTACCTGGAGCCTGTTGCACATCATGGGCAATATCAGGAAGAGAACGATCAATAAACATGGAGAAGACTTTAAGAAACCGGCGGTGATCATCAGTAATCACCAGTCTTTCCTGGATATCCTGATGTCCACCTCCATGCATCCGAATGTGATCCTGCTCACTAACCAATGGGTATACAACTCTCCCTTATTTGGCTACGTGGTGAGGATGGCGGATTACTATCCTGTGGCAGAAGGAGCGGAAGCCAGCATTGATAAATTGCGGGACAGGGTGAACAATGGTTATTCCATTGTGGTGTATCCTGAAGGTACCCGCTCTACCGATACCAGTATCAAAAGGTTCCATAAAGGCGCTTTCTACTTAGCTGAGGAACTGGGGCTGGATATCCTGCCTGCTGTGATCCATGGAACTGCCTACACCATGTCTAAGGGAGACTTCCTGCTGAAGAATGGTATCCTCACCATGAAGTACCTGCCACGTATCAAACCGGATGATAAACGCTGGGGAGATAATTACAGTACACGTACCAAACTTGTGAGCAAGTACTTCAAACAGGAGTACGAGCAGATGAGGAACGAAATAGAAGGGCCGGATTATTACAGGGAACAACTGGTTTACAACTATATCTATAAAGGCCCTGTGCTGGAATGGTACATGCGCATCAAAACCAAACTGGAGAACAATTACGCGCTTTTCCACGACCTGCTGCCAAAAGAAGGAAAGATCATGGACATTGGTTGCGGATATGGTTTTATGAGTTACATGCTTCATTTCCGCGCACCTGGCCGCCAGGTCCTGGGCGTAGATTATGATGAAGATAAAATAGCCACCGCGCAGCATTGTTACATCCGCAACGAGAAGGTACAGTTTGAAGCCGCGGATATCACAAAGTATAAACTGCAGAACCAGGATGCCTTTGTGATCCTGGACGTACTGCATTACCTGCAACCTGCGGATCAGGAAGAGCTGTTACAGCAATGTATCAGTAAGCTGAACCCCGGAGGCGTGATCATTGTGCGGGATGGAGATGCAGACCTGGGCAAACGCCACGAAGGCACAAAGCTCACGGAGCTGTTCAGCACCCGTTTGCTGGGATTCAATAAAACAGGCAATCAGCCATTGTCTTTCTTCTCCTCTTCCACCATCCGCGACATTGTACAACGGAGCGGCGCAACGATGGAGCAGATCGACAACACGAAATATACATCGAACGTTATTTTTATCATCAAACATTCATTAAGGGAGCATTATGCATAA
- a CDS encoding DUF2062 domain-containing protein, protein MAQTPTYDQQFIARKICVMIPTYNNAGTLGKVIADVLSYTSHVIVVNDGSTDQTAQILELYPQVAVVSYTPNRGKGIALRTGFKFAIEQGYDYAITIDADGQHFPDDLPVFLQKVEEEPRAIIIGARNLQQENMPGKNTFANKFSNFWFYVETGLKLPDTQSGYRLYPLYALKGMRFFCNKYEFEIEVMVRASWKGIKVLPAPVKVYYPPAEERVSHFRPFKDFSRIGVLNTVLVTIALAYIHPRNFLKFIFTKGNFRKMLREHLFNKEESTSRKALSIGFGVFMGIIPIWGFQMLAALALATLFRLNRALVIVAANISIPPCIPVIVYLSFLMGRFWVKEDATWVLFKKGLNLEDIYLNLYQYITGSITLAVVAGILAWAVTYGLLAAFRRKKRPAVI, encoded by the coding sequence ATGGCACAGACTCCTACATACGACCAGCAATTCATCGCCAGAAAGATCTGTGTGATGATCCCTACGTATAACAATGCCGGTACGCTGGGCAAAGTGATTGCGGATGTGCTCAGCTATACCAGCCACGTGATAGTGGTAAATGACGGATCAACAGATCAGACGGCACAGATCCTGGAACTGTATCCACAGGTGGCTGTTGTATCCTATACTCCTAACAGGGGAAAGGGTATTGCCCTGCGCACTGGTTTTAAATTTGCCATAGAGCAGGGGTATGATTATGCCATTACCATTGATGCGGATGGCCAGCACTTCCCGGACGATCTTCCCGTATTCCTGCAAAAGGTAGAAGAAGAACCCAGGGCAATTATTATCGGTGCCAGGAACCTGCAGCAGGAGAATATGCCGGGTAAAAATACCTTTGCCAATAAGTTCTCCAACTTCTGGTTCTATGTGGAAACAGGCTTGAAGCTACCGGACACCCAATCCGGTTACCGCCTGTATCCTTTGTATGCCTTGAAGGGCATGCGTTTTTTCTGCAACAAATATGAGTTTGAAATAGAGGTAATGGTACGCGCTTCCTGGAAAGGGATCAAAGTGTTACCGGCCCCCGTGAAAGTATATTACCCGCCTGCGGAGGAAAGGGTATCCCACTTCAGGCCATTCAAAGATTTTTCCCGCATCGGTGTACTCAACACAGTGCTTGTAACCATTGCACTGGCTTATATCCACCCGCGCAATTTCCTGAAGTTCATTTTCACAAAGGGTAACTTTAGAAAAATGCTGCGGGAACATTTATTCAATAAAGAAGAAAGCACCAGCCGGAAAGCCTTATCTATTGGTTTTGGTGTGTTCATGGGCATTATACCCATCTGGGGCTTCCAGATGCTGGCGGCATTGGCGCTGGCTACGCTGTTCCGTTTAAACAGGGCATTGGTGATCGTGGCGGCTAATATCAGCATTCCGCCCTGCATTCCCGTGATCGTTTACCTGAGCTTTTTAATGGGCCGTTTTTGGGTAAAGGAAGATGCTACCTGGGTGCTCTTTAAAAAGGGCCTTAACCTGGAAGACATCTACCTGAACCTCTATCAATATATTACCGGCAGTATTACGCTGGCTGTGGTGGCCGGGATACTTGCATGGGCTGTCACATATGGTTTATTGGCCGCATTCCGTAGAAAAAAGCGGCCTGCAGTAATTTAA